The Gemmatimonadaceae bacterium DNA segment GCCAGCATCGCGTTGAAGCCCGGCGTGTCTTGAGTGCACGTATGCATCCGCGAGAGATATGCCGTACGCTCTGCGGCCCGCTGCTCACGTTCTGCTTCCTCGGCCTTCTCGCACTCTTCTCGCTCAGCCGTTGCGAGCGAATCGGGACAGAGACCGAAGGGATCCGAAAAGTTTATGGGGTCGCCGTTCGCGTACCCGTACAAATTCAGGCCGCCGGCGAGCCCGATCGGGTCCGGCTGCGTGAACTGCCCGCTTGCCGGATTGTAGTACCGGTTCCGCATATACTGCAACCCGCTCGGGTCCGTCTTCCCGTCGAGCAGGCTGCCCTGCCACGACGTCGCCGTCGGCGGCGAGACGCGCGCATCCGGCGCGTGGTACACCCCGGCATAGCGCTGCGGCCAGTGGTAGCCCGTGACCTCGGTCCCGCTGCCGACGTACGTCCCCGTCTCGTAGGTCCCGCGCCCGCTGCGGTGCGGCACGAAGGCCGCGCTCCCGTCCTTGTGCACGAGCACGGGATCGTCGATGCCCTCCGCGTGCACGTAGCGCACCCGCCCGAAGAACGCCGCCCCGCTCGGCGCCGTGGTGCTCTCGAGCGTGGCGTCGCCGGCCCCTGCGTGCCCGGCCGAGCGCAACTCGTAGAGCAGCTCGTCGCCGTCCCAGACGAAGCGGTCCATCGTCGAGAGGCAGTTCCCGCTGAGGGCGCTCACGGAGTCGGGGCAGGTCTGCACGTCGGCGCGCGTGCGCACGAGCACCCGGCGGCCGAGCGCGTCGTAGCGGTACTCGGTCTGGAGGTGCCGCCCGGTGCTGCGGTCGAAGGAGCGCTGCGAGACACGCAGGCGCTGCAGGGCGTCGTAGGCGTAGAATGCGTACTCGCTTCCTTCGAGCGGGCTCTCGAAGACGTCCTCCCCTTGCCCGTCGAGGTGGGAGAAGCGCCGCGCCAGCTGCAGCGCGAGCACCAGGTTGCGCGCGTTGTCGAAACTGTGGGTGACGGTGTCCAGCACGGTGACGGCGGGGGCGCTGCCCGAGCGGACGGTCGAGAGCGGGTCGGGTTGCCGCGCGGTCTGCACGTCGCCGCTGTAGAGCTGGTCGCTCGCCGCACGCCCCGCGGGGGACGCGCGGTTGCTGTGCGTGCGCCAGACCCGGCCGAGCGCGTCCGCGTCGAACTCGTCGGTCAGGCGGCCGAGGGTGCCGTAGTTCACGTAACGCGTCACGGCGGAGACCGCGCCGAACCCGTCGTAGGCCACGTAGGCGGTGTCGCTGAGGGTCGCGTTCCACGCCGCGCTGTGGCGCGACACCTGCTTGTCGCGCTCGTCATAGGTGAACGCGTCGGCGAAGATGGTGTAGCCGCCGAAGCCCGTCTCGCTGCGGCTCTCCAGCCGCCCCGCCGTGTCGTAGGTGTTGGTGAGCGCGATGCCCGGCGACGCACCGACGACCTGCCGCGTGAGCAACTGGCCGATGGTGTTGTGCGTCATCGCGAAGGTGGTCTTGCTTCCAGACCCGATGAGCGAGTCGACCAGGCCGGTCAGGAAGCCGGTCTCGGGATGGTACGTGTACTTCAAGTGCCGCCCGAACGTGTCGGAGCGCCCCGTGCGTCGCCCGAGCAGGTCGACGAGGAACGTCAGGCCGTAGACGTGCGTGGCGTAGGGTGACGCCGCGGTATCGGCGGCGTCGTAGCGCCGCAGTCGCAGGGTGTCGGTCTTGAGGGCGCCATTGGCGTAGTACGAGCGCGCAATCCGCGCGTCCCGGTTGTCGGCCGTGAGGAGGCGTCCGCCGGCGTCGTAGGTGAACAGCTCGAGGTCGCCCGGGATGAGCAGGCTGGGCGTGGTGCCGCCACCGAGGAGCGGGCTGCCAAAGTACGGGAAGGTCACGCGCGGACCGATCCAGCCCGGGGGCTGGTTGGAACAGGCCTCGCAGACGACCTGCGCGGCGGACACCTCCGGCAGGAAACGATACAGGAGGCGACCGAGCGCGTCGTAGCCCTGCCGGACCTGGTGCCCGCGCCGCGTGATCTGAATCGTCGCATTGCCGGCGGGGTCGTATCGGAAGGAATCCGGATGCACGGCCTCGTTGTGCCGGAGGACGCGGTTGGCCGCGTCGTAGAGGTAACTGGTCTGCGCACCGGCGGTACCGGGTCCCCCGAGCGTCCACCGCCCGATGGTGAGGACGTTGCCCTCCGCATCGTAGGTGTTGTGGACGATGCGCGTGCGCTCCGGCACCAGGTCCCAGGTCGCGTCACCAAGGCTGTCGAGGCGCGTGGTCGCCAACCCCACCGTGATGACGGAGTCCACCAGACCGATCGGGTTCCGGACGATGCGCTCGGTGAACCGGCCGGCGTCATCCTCGCGCTTGATCTCGAAGCCGAACGGATCGCGCACGGACGTGATCTTCGCGGCGAACTCCCGGACGGCAGAGACGTTTCCGAGGGCGTCGCGCCAGAGGGTGGTATGCTGCCCGGGTCCGACGACGCTATCCACCAGATTGTCGTCGTCGTAGTGAAAGTTCACGCGGGAGCCGGAGTCGTTGCTCCGTTGCGTCCAGTTCCGCAGTGGCCACGTACTGTCGTAGCTGTGGATGATCGAGTCGAGGAGCGGCTGCGCGACGGTCAGCGGCAAGTGCCACTTCGTATGCCACGCAATCGTCGTCACGGCATTGCTGTCCGTGCCGATGGGATTGACGGTCGTGAGAGACGTCGGCAGCCCGCGCGCGTTGTAGGCCGCCTGCTGCGTCAGCCCGGTGGGATCTTGGACGCCCAGCACCCGGCCCGGGAAATCGGGGTCTCGGCCCAGCGCCGTGCGGCCGCCGAGCGCATCGAAGAGGGAGTCGAGCTGTCCGAAGCGGTTGAGGTGGAACGTGGTGACGTCGATGAGGCCGCCGCGCGGACCGTCCACGCGCGTGACGACGCTCGGGAGCGGCACGCCACCGACGCTGCCCTCGGACCAGGCGCAGGCCACGAGGCTGCGGGTCTCGGCCGGGCAGTAGCGCGTCGTGATCGTGGTATCGCCGGTCCGCTGCATCCCGATGCTCGTCTGACTGATGGCACCGAACGCGTCGTAGGTGAAGGCCACGGTGTCGGCGGCGATGCGGCGGCGGCGCCAGCCCACGCGGCCGTGGGCACCTGCGGTATCGAAGCGCACCACGTGCGCATTGGGGTCCGTGATGCCGTCCACGGCCCCATTCCCGGCGTGCGTCACGGCCACCGTGCGCGTACTGTCGCCCGGATTGCGTTCGGCACGCACTTGCGTGAGGAGGCCTCCGCTGTACGCGAGTTCGTAGCGCAGATACGCCGACGAGGCGGCCGGGGCCGGCAGGAGAATGCGGGTGAGACGGTCGCTGGTGTACGTGAAGACGGTCGTGTCGCCGAGCCGGCCGACGGTTCGCGTGTGCCGCCCATTGTCGTCGAACCGGACGTACGCGCGGTCCGGCAACAGGCGCCGCCAGTCACCGGATCCCACGTGCCCGAGCGTATCCACGCGAGTCAGCGGGGCGTGCGCGTAGTAGTTGGCGGTATCGGCGCCCGCGCCGCGGATGTACAGTCGCGTGCTGCCGTCCCCGCCGATCCAGAGCTTGTGGGTGGCAGAGAGGTGAAGGACTTGCTCCAGCCCCTCAAGCCACCACCCGCGGCCGAACGGACTGGCGATACGGTTCACGACCACGAAGCTGCCGGTGTCCGTGGCGGCGTAGCTGCTGTCGCCGGGCGACTGTGCACGCAACGTGTAGTGGTACAGGCCGGTGGCGAGCGCCAGCGAATCGGCGTTCACGGGGTAGACCACGCGGCAGGCGGCGTTCCGGCAACTGGCCGGCCACGCGAACTTCCGCATCGGCAGACTCGCCCCGCCGGTGATCTCGAGCGAAATGCCCATCGTGTCCGGCGTGGCGTGGAGCGTCGTCACGTCGGCCGCGACGAGCGCGATGGGATTCGCGTGCCGGCTGAGGTAGGTCAGGGCCGGAGTCCATCGACGGCCCATCGTGTGGACTGTCGGCAGCGGGTGCGCGAGGCGAAGGTCTCCGCACTCGACGCCCGCGGCGTCGCCCGCCGCGAAGGAGACGCATTGTCCGCGCGCCAAGGTCGAGCCCGGGTTGACCGCGTGTGAGGCGACGAGGACCGACGGCGCACCGCCGCTGCCACCGTTGGGCCCGACGGTGACGGCCGTCCGGCCCGTCGCCGAGGCGCCCTCTGCACGGGCCGTGAGGTAGACGGCCCCGACCGTCGGAGTCGAGAAGGACTTTGCGACAATGGAATCGACGGTCACCATCGAGGAACTGCCGGCACCGATCGTCACGGTGGCCGGCGCCTTGCAGGGTGTGGCCTCGAGCGCGACGGTGCACGAGGCCTGCAACGTGTAGGTGGTCGCGACCGTGCCGGTGTTGCCGACGGTGAACGAAGCGCTGAACGTAGTCCCGTTGCCCTGCTGGGTGGTATTGGCCGTCGGCGTCACGGTGACCGCGCGCGCGACGGGCGCCGACGGCGGGACAGGGTGCGTGTTCGTGCGCTGCGAACAAACGTCCTGAGAGTCGACGTAGCGGCAGACCCGGAAGGTGACTACCCCCATCCCGACCGAGTTCCCACTCACCAAGACCGAGACGGTCGCCGAGTTGCCACCGGCAATGGTGACGTGGGAGGAGCCGACGATGCTGCACCCGGAAGCGCTGCGCGTGCAGAGGGCCGCAAGGCTGTAGGTGCGTGCATAGCCGACGCCATTGGCGATCCGGTAACGCAGGGTCGCGTTCTGGCCGATCGCGAGCACCGTGCCTGGGTCAAGCGGGGTGAGCGTCGTCTCCGTGTCCTCAGGGTACTCGCGGTAGTACGTGAAGGTCCGCTCGTCGCAGGCGTAGGCGGGCCAGTTCGAGCAGGCGTACACGGTGAACGTGTTCGCGCCAAGCTCCATCCCGGTGTCGTAGGCCGGATTCCAGTTCACGAAGTAGGCCGTTCCTGACTCGCCCGACCCACATTGAGCGTACGCATCCGAATTGACGCTGGCGATTGGCGCGGTCACCTCGACTTCCGTGACGCCGTACTGGTGACAGATGGAGACGATGACTTCGAGCGTCGGGCTCAGGTTGGTCCAGTGGTTCGGGACCGACACGTAGATGTTTGGAATTGCTCCGCGTGAACGCGAGAGCGAGTCGCCCACTCGCAAGGAGGGAGCAGCGACGAGGTCGTTGTCAGCGGCGGCGGTCACCGGAGCCGCACCCCTCGCCCAGTGCGCACTGATGGCAAGTAGTGCGATTCCCACGCTGACAGCGCCAAGCCGCAGTGCGAGAGTGGATGGCAGCCCTACCCTCACTACCTGCACCACCCGACGAAAAGCACTATGCAGCGCAAGAAGTCCTACACTCGTTCTCGTGAGCATTTGAGGTAGGCTAGCGTGGACAGTGGCTCCCGCACGACTCGCCTACCATAAAGACTCACATTCTAGTGCGCCAGTACTGTTTTGTGCCACGATGCCTAGGTCACTGCCGAAACCGACGGCTGTAACGGACCTATGTGGCGTCGACCACGCCCGCTCGTCGCCACCGCCAGAACGCCAAGACCCCCCAAACCCGCCACTCCCGCCAGCGCCCACGCCGCCTCGGGCCTCCCCGCGCCCCACCCCGCAACCGCGCCAACATCGCCGGCAGGATCAACATCGCCCCCAGCGTCCCGGCCAACGTCCCGCCCGCCGTCGCCAGCGCGATCGCTCCGAACAGCGTCGTCGACTTCGTCCCCACCGCCAGCGGCACCAGCGACGCCAACGTCGTGAGCGTCACCATCAGGATCATCCCCGAACGGTCCAGCGCCGCGTGATACACCTGCGACGCGCGCAGCCGCCCGCCGCTCTTGCGCCGTCGCTCGAGTGCCGCGTCCACGAGCAGGATGCTCTGGTTCACCGCCAAGCCCACGACGAGGATCACGCCCACCGCCGCCTCGCGCGTGAACGCCGCATCGGCCCACCAGAACGACGCCACCACGCCCGCCAGCGCGATCGGCAGCGAGATGAACACCATCGCCGCGCCCCACGCGGAGTCGAACACCATCGCCACCGCGAGGATCACCAACGTCACGCCGATGGCGAACACCAGCCACAGGCCCTTCTGGCTCTCGTCACCGCGGTTCTGGAACAGCTGCTGGTCCTCCACGGTGAATCCGGGCGGCACGCTGATGCTGGCCATAAAGGCCTCGTGCGTGCGCTGCGCCAGGCGATTGGGCCCGCGGAACTCATAGGCCACCACGCGCAGGTAGCGCTGGTCCTCGCGCGTCACGACGGCCAATTGCTCGCGCTCGTCCACCCGAGAGAGGTCGGCGATGCGCGCCGGCGTGCCGGTGGCGGTAGGCACGAGCGCATCACGCAGCTCGTCGAGCGAGCGCTCCCGCGACCCGACGGCCTTCACTGTCACCGGAATCTCCTCGCCGCCGATCTCCAGCCGCTGTCCGCCCACCGGGCCGCGCACCTCGCGCCCCACGGCCTGCGTGAACGCCGCCGCCGTCACGCCGTAGCGCGCCAAGGCGTCGCGGTCAGGATCCAAGGTCACCGCGAAGGCGCGGTCCCCGCCGAAGAAGCTGCCGCTGGTCACGATCGGGTTCCGCACCCGCGCGATGTTCTCGAGCCGTGCGCGAATGTCCTCAGCCAACTCGGCCACCGCCGCGTACGAGTACCCCAGCACGCGGATGCGGAAGTTGCTGCTCGAGCCCATCCCGCCGCCGGAGCTGAACGCCGGCCCCTGTCCGCTCACGTAGATGCTCGCGCCGCCGATGTACACGGCGCGCGCCGTGAGCGCCTCCTGCACCTCCAGCGGGATCGCCGTCACCTCGGCGGCCGGGGTGAACGACACCCGCATTCCCGCGCCGGAGACGCTGTAGCTGTTGGCGATGACTTCCTCCACGCCCTCGCGACCCACGACCACGCGTTCCATCTCGCGCATCGCCGCGTCCAGCGACGCCGGGTCGGAGCCGCGCGGGAAGCTGATGTTCACCGACACGGAGTTGCGCTGCGTGCCGAAGCCGCCGAAGGCGAAGCGCGGGATCTTCTTCACGAACACCCAGCCGAGCCCGACGATGGCGCCGGTGGTGAGCACGATGGTGACCCAGCGCCAACGCAGCGCCTTCTTCACCGTCCAGCCATACACGCGCTGCAGCCGCGGCCAGTGGGTCTCCTTCATCCCGTGTCCCGCCGCCAGCGCGGGAATCATCACCAACGCCGAGACCACCGACCACGCGAGCCCCAGCGTGAACGCCGCCGCGAAGGGGAAGAACGCCGCGCGCGCGTTGCCCTGCAGATACAGGAAGGGAAACAGCACGACCGTCGTCGTGAGCGTCGCGCCGACGACGGCCGGCATCATTCGCTGCGCCACGTTGGCACGGCCCTCCGGCGTGTCCGGCGCCGAGCGCAGGCGCTCGACGACCACCAGCCCGTTCTGCACCAGCACACCGATGCCCATCCCGAGCCCGGCCAGCGTCAGCATATTCGCGGGAATCTCGAGCAGGAACAGCCCCAGCGCCGTGCCGGCGATGGCGATCGCCGCGGACCCCATCACCAGCGCGACGGCCCGCCAGTTGCGCAGGGCGATGATCAGCACCAGGGCCACGGCCACGAACGCGATCGCGCCGCGGCGGATGAGGTCCTTCAGTTGCCGATCCAACTCCACCGACTCGTCGGCCGTCACGCGCCAGCGCACGCCCGGCGGCAGCTCCGGCGTCATCGTGCGCAGCGCCGCACGCACGGCACGCGCGGTCTTGATGGCATCCGAGCCCGCCTCGCGCGCCACGGTCAGCGACAGCGCGTTGTTGCCGTTCACGCGATAGAACATCCCGCGCGAATCTTCCTCGGGGCGCACCTGGGCCAGTTCGCCGAGCCGGAAGACGCGGCCGCCGCGGCCGCGGATCGGCAGGTCCTCCAGCTCCTGCAACGCGCCGGGCTGGTCGCGCAGCACGACCTCGCGGCGGCTCGCGCCCATCCGCTCGGTGCCCAGCGCGCTCACCACCCGCGCCTCGCGCACGGCATTGGCCAGCGCCTGCGGCTCCACGCCTACCTGCCGCAGCAGCAACGGGTCGTACGACACGCTGGCGCCGAACTCGGTACCGCCGCCCACCGACACGCCGCTCACGCCGCTCACCGCGCTCAGCCGCGGCGTCATCACCTCGTTGGCGATGCGCTGCAGCGCCCCGGCAGTGTACGGCCCGTTCAGCAGCACGCGCAGCAGCGGCGGCTCCTGCAGCGCCTCGGGCACGAGGTTGCCGACCACCGGCTGCGTGGCGCCGAGAGGGAAGTCGCCGCGCAGCAGCTCCAGCCGCTCGAGGATGGCCAGGCGCGTGAGCTGCACGTTAGCCTTGGGGTCGAGCTCGATCGTCAGCCGCGACGAGCCGTCGCGCGATTCGCTGCTGGTGCGACGCACGCCACGCACGCCCTGCGCCGCCGCCTCCACCGGCGACGAGATGTACATCTCCACCAGCTCGGCCGACGCGCCCTGCCACGTGGCGGTGATCTGCAGCCGCGGGAGCTCGACGGTGGTGCGCGTGGCCAACGCCAGCCGCGTGAACGACACGCCGCCACCGAGCACGATGCCCACCGCCACGGCCCACACCACGGCCGGCCGGCTCACCGCCCAGCGAATCACGCCACGCCCTCGGTGCGCCGGGCCTTCCAGCGCTCCATCATCGTGTACGCCACCGGCAGCAGGAAGAACGTCACGAACTGGGCCGAGATCGCGCCTCCGATCACGGCGGCGGCCAGCGGCTGGTAGAGCGCGCCGCCCTGGCCGAGCCCGAGCAGCAGCGGCAGCACGCCGAGGATGGTCGTCAGCGTCGTCATCGTCACGGCACGCAGGCGCTGGCGGCCGCCGGCCAGCACGGCCTGCTCCAGCGGATAGCCCTTCTCCTGGAACTTCATAATCGCGGCGATCTTCACGACGGCGTCGTTGTCGGCGACGCCGATCATCACCACGATGCCGATCAACGACACCACGTTGATGCTCTGCCCCGTCATCCAGAGCAGGGCGAGCCCGCCGGCCGCGGCGAGTGGCACGGTGGTCATCACGACCAGCGGCGTGGTGAACGAGGCGAACTCGCCCGCCAGCACCAAGAACACCAGCGCCGCGGCGAGCAGCGCCACGAGGTATAGCTGCTCCGTCGTACGCCGCTGCTCCACATCCGCACCGGTGATCTCCCACGTAAGGCCCGCCGGCGGGTTCAGCTCGGCGAGCTGCCGCTCCACGTCGCGCGACGCGCGGGCCGTGCCGCCGTCGGTGATCAGCCCCTCGACGATGCTCACCGGGCGCTGGTTCACGCGCACGACTTCGATCGGCGCGCGTACCTCGCGCCAGGTCACCAACTGGCTGAGCGGCACGCCGTTCACGGGTGTCGCCAACGCCACCTGGAGGTCCTCGTTGGCATTGCCGGCAAAGCGCACGCGGATCGGCGTGCGTCGGTCGGTCTCGCGCAGCTCGCTGGCGTCCACGCCACCGAGCCCGCCCTGCAATGCCCGCAGCACGGTCTGCACCGGGATGCCGCGCTCGGCCAGGCGCGTGCGCTCCAGCGCGACTTCGATCTGCGGCTGCGTGGTGCTGTTGGCGCTGCGCACGTCCGCCAGCGAGGCCAGCGTCAACAGCCGCAGGCGCACGGAATCCGCCCAGGCCTGGCTCTCCGGTAGCGTGCGCGCGCTGACCTCCACGCGCACGAGGCGGCCTTCGCGGCCGATC contains these protein-coding regions:
- a CDS encoding RHS repeat-associated core domain-containing protein, which translates into the protein MTAAADNDLVAAPSLRVGDSLSRSRGAIPNIYVSVPNHWTNLSPTLEVIVSICHQYGVTEVEVTAPIASVNSDAYAQCGSGESGTAYFVNWNPAYDTGMELGANTFTVYACSNWPAYACDERTFTYYREYPEDTETTLTPLDPGTVLAIGQNATLRYRIANGVGYARTYSLAALCTRSASGCSIVGSSHVTIAGGNSATVSVLVSGNSVGMGVVTFRVCRYVDSQDVCSQRTNTHPVPPSAPVARAVTVTPTANTTQQGNGTTFSASFTVGNTGTVATTYTLQASCTVALEATPCKAPATVTIGAGSSSMVTVDSIVAKSFSTPTVGAVYLTARAEGASATGRTAVTVGPNGGSGGAPSVLVASHAVNPGSTLARGQCVSFAAGDAAGVECGDLRLAHPLPTVHTMGRRWTPALTYLSRHANPIALVAADVTTLHATPDTMGISLEITGGASLPMRKFAWPASCRNAACRVVYPVNADSLALATGLYHYTLRAQSPGDSSYAATDTGSFVVVNRIASPFGRGWWLEGLEQVLHLSATHKLWIGGDGSTRLYIRGAGADTANYYAHAPLTRVDTLGHVGSGDWRRLLPDRAYVRFDDNGRHTRTVGRLGDTTVFTYTSDRLTRILLPAPAASSAYLRYELAYSGGLLTQVRAERNPGDSTRTVAVTHAGNGAVDGITDPNAHVVRFDTAGAHGRVGWRRRRIAADTVAFTYDAFGAISQTSIGMQRTGDTTITTRYCPAETRSLVACAWSEGSVGGVPLPSVVTRVDGPRGGLIDVTTFHLNRFGQLDSLFDALGGRTALGRDPDFPGRVLGVQDPTGLTQQAAYNARGLPTSLTTVNPIGTDSNAVTTIAWHTKWHLPLTVAQPLLDSIIHSYDSTWPLRNWTQRSNDSGSRVNFHYDDDNLVDSVVGPGQHTTLWRDALGNVSAVREFAAKITSVRDPFGFEIKREDDAGRFTERIVRNPIGLVDSVITVGLATTRLDSLGDATWDLVPERTRIVHNTYDAEGNVLTIGRWTLGGPGTAGAQTSYLYDAANRVLRHNEAVHPDSFRYDPAGNATIQITRRGHQVRQGYDALGRLLYRFLPEVSAAQVVCEACSNQPPGWIGPRVTFPYFGSPLLGGGTTPSLLIPGDLELFTYDAGGRLLTADNRDARIARSYYANGALKTDTLRLRRYDAADTAASPYATHVYGLTFLVDLLGRRTGRSDTFGRHLKYTYHPETGFLTGLVDSLIGSGSKTTFAMTHNTIGQLLTRQVVGASPGIALTNTYDTAGRLESRSETGFGGYTIFADAFTYDERDKQVSRHSAAWNATLSDTAYVAYDGFGAVSAVTRYVNYGTLGRLTDEFDADALGRVWRTHSNRASPAGRAASDQLYSGDVQTARQPDPLSTVRSGSAPAVTVLDTVTHSFDNARNLVLALQLARRFSHLDGQGEDVFESPLEGSEYAFYAYDALQRLRVSQRSFDRSTGRHLQTEYRYDALGRRVLVRTRADVQTCPDSVSALSGNCLSTMDRFVWDGDELLYELRSAGHAGAGDATLESTTAPSGAAFFGRVRYVHAEGIDDPVLVHKDGSAAFVPHRSGRGTYETGTYVGSGTEVTGYHWPQRYAGVYHAPDARVSPPTATSWQGSLLDGKTDPSGLQYMRNRYYNPASGQFTQPDPIGLAGGLNLYGYANGDPINFSDPFGLCPDSLATAEREECEKAEEAEREQRAAERTAYLSRMHTCTQDTPGFNAMLALSPLGLANMKMGQGFRQPGSSPFTSVDRRFPGLPGANTQGGMPVRTVGSGAVKTAGTLGTGAAVVSTFATTYVVTTLVRCGLEAREP
- a CDS encoding efflux RND transporter permease subunit produces the protein MIRWAVSRPAVVWAVAVGIVLGGGVSFTRLALATRTTVELPRLQITATWQGASAELVEMYISSPVEAAAQGVRGVRRTSSESRDGSSRLTIELDPKANVQLTRLAILERLELLRGDFPLGATQPVVGNLVPEALQEPPLLRVLLNGPYTAGALQRIANEVMTPRLSAVSGVSGVSVGGGTEFGASVSYDPLLLRQVGVEPQALANAVREARVVSALGTERMGASRREVVLRDQPGALQELEDLPIRGRGGRVFRLGELAQVRPEEDSRGMFYRVNGNNALSLTVAREAGSDAIKTARAVRAALRTMTPELPPGVRWRVTADESVELDRQLKDLIRRGAIAFVAVALVLIIALRNWRAVALVMGSAAIAIAGTALGLFLLEIPANMLTLAGLGMGIGVLVQNGLVVVERLRSAPDTPEGRANVAQRMMPAVVGATLTTTVVLFPFLYLQGNARAAFFPFAAAFTLGLAWSVVSALVMIPALAAGHGMKETHWPRLQRVYGWTVKKALRWRWVTIVLTTGAIVGLGWVFVKKIPRFAFGGFGTQRNSVSVNISFPRGSDPASLDAAMREMERVVVGREGVEEVIANSYSVSGAGMRVSFTPAAEVTAIPLEVQEALTARAVYIGGASIYVSGQGPAFSSGGGMGSSSNFRIRVLGYSYAAVAELAEDIRARLENIARVRNPIVTSGSFFGGDRAFAVTLDPDRDALARYGVTAAAFTQAVGREVRGPVGGQRLEIGGEEIPVTVKAVGSRERSLDELRDALVPTATGTPARIADLSRVDEREQLAVVTREDQRYLRVVAYEFRGPNRLAQRTHEAFMASISVPPGFTVEDQQLFQNRGDESQKGLWLVFAIGVTLVILAVAMVFDSAWGAAMVFISLPIALAGVVASFWWADAAFTREAAVGVILVVGLAVNQSILLVDAALERRRKSGGRLRASQVYHAALDRSGMILMVTLTTLASLVPLAVGTKSTTLFGAIALATAGGTLAGTLGAMLILPAMLARLRGGARGGPRRRGRWREWRVWGVLAFWRWRRAGVVDAT